One Nicotiana tomentosiformis chromosome 4, ASM39032v3, whole genome shotgun sequence genomic window carries:
- the LOC138909381 gene encoding uncharacterized protein, translated as MAQSHQKSYSDVRRREFTFKDGEFVFLKVPPMKGVMRFVKKGKLNPRFIGLYNSLKKIGDAAYELDLPQELSSVHPVFQVSMLREYLRDPSHVISPQTIEINEGLIYEELPIAILDKQVRKLRIKKIASVKVLWRSQDVEEARWEAE; from the coding sequence ATGGCTCAAAGTcaccaaaagtcctattcggatgttcgacGTCGAGAGTTTACCTTTAAAGATGGTGAATTTGTTTTCTTGAAAGTGCCACCAATGAAAGGTGTGATGCGTTTTGTCAAGAAGGGGAAATTAAACCCAAGATTTATTGGGCTTTACAATAGTTTGAAGAAAATAGGAGATGCAGCCTATGAATTGGACCTGCCACAAGAGTTATCTTCTGTGCACCCAGTCTTCCAGGTGTCGATGTTGCGAGAGTATTTGAGGGACCCCTCGCATGTCATTTCCCCACAAACTATTGAGATAAATGAGGGACTAATATATGAGGAGCTTCCTATTGCTATACTTGATAAACAAGTCAGGAAATTGAGGATAAAGAAGATAGCATCAGTTAAGGTGCTATGGCGGAGTCAAGATGTTGAAGAAGCAAGATGGGAAGCGGAGTAA